In Synechococcus sp. A18-25c, a single window of DNA contains:
- the aroB gene encoding 3-dehydroquinate synthase has product MSTTAEGIALQECTRINVPLERNPYEVVIGEGMVSAIGKSLAAMDVRKGTKVLVVSNPDVAAPYGDSCLNSLRTSGFDPVLLQIEAGEEGKTLQTLSQILDQAQQQGLERTSLMLALGGGVVGDMTGFAAACWLRGVGVIQVPTTLLAMVDASIGGKTGVNHPKGKNLIGAFHQPRLVAIDPNTLKTLPVREFRAGMAEVIKYGVIGDPDLFARMEKAVNLSDPAAISAAMLHDILVRSAQAKATVVAADEREGGRRAILNYGHTFGHVVETLTGYGTWLHGEAVAIGMVAAGRLAVLKGLWGEADQMRQVHLLEKAGLPATWPNLDVDAVLTTLRGDKKVRHGRLRFVLPTCIGEVVIRDDICDSDVRECLAALA; this is encoded by the coding sequence ATGAGCACCACAGCGGAGGGAATAGCATTGCAGGAGTGCACGCGCATTAACGTGCCACTCGAGCGCAACCCCTATGAGGTCGTGATCGGAGAGGGCATGGTCAGTGCCATTGGCAAGTCGCTCGCTGCCATGGACGTCCGCAAGGGAACCAAAGTGCTCGTGGTTAGCAATCCCGATGTTGCAGCCCCCTATGGAGACAGCTGCCTGAACAGTCTGCGCACGTCAGGGTTTGATCCTGTGCTGCTGCAGATCGAGGCTGGAGAAGAGGGCAAAACGCTGCAGACCCTGAGCCAAATCCTCGATCAAGCCCAGCAACAGGGTCTCGAACGCACCTCACTGATGCTCGCCCTTGGTGGAGGAGTGGTGGGCGACATGACAGGCTTTGCCGCTGCCTGCTGGTTACGCGGTGTGGGGGTGATCCAGGTGCCCACCACACTGCTGGCCATGGTGGATGCCTCAATCGGTGGAAAAACCGGCGTCAACCACCCCAAAGGGAAAAATCTCATCGGAGCTTTCCATCAGCCAAGGCTGGTGGCCATTGATCCGAACACGCTGAAAACCTTGCCGGTGCGTGAGTTCAGGGCGGGTATGGCTGAAGTGATCAAGTACGGCGTCATCGGTGACCCGGATCTGTTCGCCCGCATGGAAAAAGCCGTGAATTTGTCGGATCCTGCTGCGATATCAGCGGCCATGCTTCACGACATCCTGGTGCGCTCGGCCCAAGCCAAAGCCACTGTTGTGGCCGCGGATGAACGGGAAGGAGGGCGTCGAGCCATCCTCAATTACGGCCACACCTTCGGTCATGTGGTGGAAACGCTGACTGGGTATGGCACCTGGCTGCATGGGGAAGCCGTGGCAATTGGCATGGTGGCAGCAGGACGTTTGGCGGTCTTGAAGGGACTGTGGGGTGAAGCTGATCAGATGCGCCAGGTGCATTTGCTCGAAAAGGCGGGGCTCCCCGCGACCTGGCCCAACCTTGATGTGGATGCGGTGCTGACAACCCTTCGTGGTGACAAAAAAGTCCGTCACGGACGCCTGCGTTTTGTGCTGCCTACCTGCATCGGTGAGGTGGTGATCCGAGACGACATCTGCGACAGCGATGTGAGGGAATGCCTCGCTGCTCTGGCTTAG
- a CDS encoding carbohydrate ABC transporter permease, with translation MKPISRPNSRASLTAWAFLIPALTLLSLSVLIPAGMALLMSFTQTGLDVSEPLQFIGLANVRRLIGDPMFYRVLSTTLIYLVGVVPPIVLGALVLAVLVNRVLPGIHWLRAAFYTPVLVSIVVAAIAFRWLYAENGLINSWLGALIGSGFMPIDFLTSPLLALPSVMLVTLWKGLGYYMVIFLGGLQGIPTELYEAAELDGSEGWRKHVDITLPLLRPYLMLVAVISAIAATKVFEEVFLMTQGGPADSTRTLVYYVYDQAFAELEISYACTVGLALFLIVLLLTAIRYGLSDDRSLI, from the coding sequence ATGAAGCCCATCTCCAGGCCTAATTCTCGCGCCAGTCTGACGGCCTGGGCTTTTCTCATACCGGCGTTGACTCTGCTCAGTCTGTCAGTGCTTATCCCCGCTGGCATGGCTCTGCTGATGAGCTTTACGCAGACGGGTCTCGATGTCTCAGAGCCGTTGCAGTTCATCGGTCTAGCCAACGTGCGGCGTCTGATCGGAGATCCGATGTTTTACCGCGTGCTGAGCACCACGCTGATCTACCTGGTTGGTGTGGTACCGCCAATTGTGCTCGGCGCGTTGGTGCTGGCTGTGCTGGTGAACCGAGTGCTGCCAGGAATTCACTGGCTCAGAGCCGCGTTTTACACCCCTGTGCTGGTGTCGATCGTGGTGGCGGCTATCGCCTTTCGTTGGCTTTATGCCGAAAACGGTCTAATCAATAGTTGGTTGGGCGCCCTGATTGGATCGGGATTTATGCCCATCGACTTTCTCACCAGTCCGTTGTTAGCCCTTCCTTCGGTGATGTTGGTGACTCTTTGGAAAGGACTTGGGTATTACATGGTGATTTTCCTGGGGGGCCTGCAAGGCATCCCCACAGAGCTTTACGAAGCGGCTGAACTTGATGGCAGCGAGGGATGGAGAAAACATGTCGACATCACGTTGCCGTTGTTGCGCCCCTACCTCATGCTTGTGGCGGTGATCTCCGCCATTGCAGCCACCAAAGTGTTTGAGGAGGTGTTTCTGATGACGCAGGGAGGTCCTGCGGATTCCACGCGCACACTGGTGTACTACGTGTATGACCAGGCCTTCGCTGAGCTGGAAATTAGTTATGCCTGCACGGTGGGGTTAGCGCTGTTTCTGATCGTCTTGTTGCTGACGGCCATTCGCTACGGCCTCAGTGACGATCGATCGCTGATTTGA
- a CDS encoding 5-(carboxyamino)imidazole ribonucleotide synthase, protein MPNDAGTIGVVGGGQLALMLCEAGQARGIPVVVQSASDQDPAAASAQRQVIGTPTDAAATASLAACCNGITFENEWIAVEALLRLERDGVSFRPSIQSLKPLVNKLSQRRLLNELALPSPDWVGLDEIDRKTLELPDDWRFPVMAKAAHGGYDGKGTRVIKDRVALSELLSSVMTKDWLLEAWVPYDRELALVVSRDQQGRIRSFPLVETHQSSQVCDWVLAPAPAEQLLEATAYNIAASLLTHLNYVGVMALEFFYGPQGLMVNEVAPRTHNSGHFSIEACSSSQFDQQLCITAGLPVPSTELVAAGALMVNLLGLGPDAEFSLDERLSALQAIPDAHLHWYGKEEMPARKVGHVTVLLQQPDADGRDGEAREVLERIRSVWPNPLN, encoded by the coding sequence ATGCCGAATGATGCCGGCACAATCGGGGTCGTCGGGGGTGGTCAACTGGCCTTGATGCTCTGTGAGGCGGGTCAGGCCAGAGGAATTCCGGTTGTTGTTCAGAGTGCGTCGGATCAAGATCCCGCCGCGGCATCTGCGCAGCGTCAGGTGATCGGTACTCCCACCGATGCGGCAGCTACCGCATCACTGGCTGCTTGCTGCAATGGCATCACGTTCGAAAATGAATGGATTGCTGTTGAGGCCTTGCTGAGGCTTGAGCGCGACGGCGTGTCGTTTAGGCCATCCATTCAGAGCCTGAAGCCACTGGTGAACAAGCTGTCGCAGCGTCGCTTGCTGAATGAGCTTGCCCTGCCCAGTCCTGATTGGGTCGGCCTGGATGAGATTGACCGCAAAACGCTTGAACTGCCGGACGATTGGCGATTCCCTGTGATGGCCAAGGCAGCGCATGGCGGTTACGACGGCAAGGGCACCCGTGTGATCAAGGATCGTGTTGCCTTAAGCGAGCTGCTCAGCAGCGTTATGACCAAGGACTGGTTGCTGGAAGCCTGGGTGCCGTATGACCGTGAACTTGCTCTGGTGGTGAGCAGGGATCAGCAGGGTCGGATCCGTTCGTTTCCTTTGGTAGAAACACACCAGAGCAGTCAGGTCTGTGACTGGGTTCTGGCACCTGCACCGGCGGAGCAACTGCTGGAGGCAACGGCCTACAACATTGCAGCCTCTTTGCTCACGCATCTTAATTACGTGGGTGTGATGGCCCTGGAATTTTTCTATGGGCCGCAAGGCTTGATGGTGAATGAAGTCGCCCCTCGCACCCACAATTCCGGGCACTTCTCCATCGAAGCTTGCAGCAGCAGTCAGTTCGATCAGCAGTTGTGCATTACTGCCGGTTTACCCGTGCCTTCCACGGAGTTGGTGGCTGCTGGTGCCCTGATGGTCAACCTGCTTGGTCTTGGACCTGATGCGGAGTTTTCACTTGATGAGCGTCTGTCGGCTTTGCAGGCCATCCCCGATGCGCATCTCCACTGGTATGGAAAGGAGGAAATGCCCGCGCGCAAGGTGGGGCATGTCACCGTTCTGCTTCAGCAACCCGACGCCGACGGCAGAGATGGCGAAGCAAGAGAAGTCTTGGAACGTATTCGGTCGGTGTGGCCAAATCCATTAAATTGA
- a CDS encoding MBL fold metallo-hydrolase, producing MNNSLLGRLSIALFASALAVTPVPLRSHNRIAESSDSRDASNRSDIGLCSFLKDNHDGDKTFTATIGSWRLTLRNSNNFYAGNTTLLEKLKPKTPEADSKKLDAAVHTIAVDSGCSPNANQNIHQDVKIPRKLFYLINTHAHFDHILGNSQFRDAGAEIIAHINARNEMASLADFDPSGLPNITFNDEMNIAVDDLVIRLVHLPSGHTNGDIAIWIPKLNILFTGDTYMTEGYPLIDLRTGSIWGLINAVTSMINLTGDNTLIIPGHGNLRTKENGSIDGPRRKDLIQYRDMLIAVTTEVERLKQLGLSLEDIIHIRPTQEYDGVWDNNLICPENFVSFIYNSLAGNQEKIASCSSDDRLDFAEPD from the coding sequence ATGAACAATTCTCTGCTTGGTCGTCTTTCGATTGCACTGTTTGCTTCTGCTCTCGCCGTTACGCCAGTGCCCCTGAGATCGCATAACCGCATTGCTGAGTCCAGCGATTCGAGAGATGCCTCCAACAGATCAGACATTGGGTTGTGTTCATTCCTCAAAGATAATCATGATGGGGACAAGACCTTCACTGCGACGATTGGATCGTGGAGGCTGACTTTAAGAAATTCGAATAATTTTTATGCGGGCAATACGACGTTGCTCGAGAAACTAAAACCTAAGACTCCTGAAGCAGACTCGAAAAAACTTGATGCAGCAGTGCATACCATTGCAGTCGATAGTGGTTGTTCGCCAAATGCCAATCAGAATATCCATCAAGACGTTAAGATACCCAGAAAATTATTTTATCTAATCAATACTCACGCTCACTTCGACCATATTCTGGGAAATTCACAGTTTCGCGATGCCGGGGCCGAGATTATTGCCCACATCAATGCCAGAAACGAAATGGCTTCACTCGCAGACTTTGACCCGTCGGGTCTACCTAATATTACCTTTAACGATGAAATGAATATAGCCGTTGATGATCTCGTTATACGACTAGTGCACCTTCCTTCAGGACATACAAATGGGGATATCGCCATCTGGATTCCAAAGCTCAACATCCTGTTCACCGGCGATACTTATATGACCGAAGGATATCCATTAATCGACCTAAGAACTGGTTCAATTTGGGGATTGATCAATGCAGTGACATCAATGATTAATCTTACAGGAGACAACACTTTGATTATCCCAGGCCACGGTAATCTTCGAACAAAAGAAAATGGGTCAATTGATGGACCGAGACGCAAGGACTTAATTCAGTATCGCGACATGCTGATCGCAGTGACAACAGAAGTGGAACGGCTAAAGCAGCTTGGGCTAAGCTTGGAAGACATCATTCACATTAGACCCACTCAAGAATATGATGGTGTATGGGATAACAACTTGATTTGCCCTGAAAACTTTGTATCCTTCATTTACAATTCATTGGCGGGGAATCAAGAGAAGATTGCCTCTTGCTCTAGCGACGATCGGCTTGATTTTGCAGAACCCGATTGA
- a CDS encoding DUF2103 domain-containing protein, which translates to MGRLVITHSTYVEGLIPWLKVLAKDPEIQTITPGVISRVRGRCSGLQLRVSTPVCGGYKVMARRGTTAQEVFVVTQLEREELLKRIDHCSP; encoded by the coding sequence GTGGGTCGTCTGGTCATCACGCACAGCACCTATGTGGAGGGCTTAATCCCTTGGCTGAAGGTTCTCGCCAAAGACCCTGAGATTCAGACCATCACACCCGGGGTGATTTCACGGGTCCGCGGACGATGTTCGGGTCTTCAACTGCGTGTCTCCACTCCCGTATGTGGTGGATACAAGGTCATGGCTCGGCGTGGAACGACCGCACAAGAAGTGTTCGTGGTCACGCAATTGGAGCGAGAGGAACTGCTCAAAAGAATTGACCATTGCAGCCCTTAG